Proteins encoded in a region of the Prunus persica cultivar Lovell chromosome G4, Prunus_persica_NCBIv2, whole genome shotgun sequence genome:
- the LOC109948686 gene encoding putative cyclic nucleotide-gated ion channel 7, with translation MNDGELGRICDYLKPKVFEENAKVVEVGKPLNAMLYIIAGSMQAPITDAGEAASSTSFDTLKKGMFVGEQLLDWAMKTKAFDDQPVSFKTIRYTTKVEAFALTVDDMKTLVLSGDIFPMKSKSEV, from the exons ATGAACGATGGTGAATTGGGAAGGATCTGCGACTATCTCAAGCCAAAGGTGTTCGAGGAGAATGCCAAGGTTGTTGAAGTGGGAAAGCCACTTAACGCGATGCTCTATATTATAGCAGGCTCTATGCAGGCGCCAATTACGGATGCTGGAGAAGCAGCTTCATCAACCTCATTCGATACTCTTAAGAAag GTATGTTTGTTGGAGAACAACTTCTGGATTGGGCAATGAAAACCAAAGCTTTTGATGACCAACCTGTTTCGTTCAAAACCATCCGATATACCACAAAAGTAGAAGCCTTTGCTCTCACAGTTGATGACATGAAAACTTTAGTGCTCTCCGGAGACATCTTCCCGATGAAGTCAAAAAGTGAAGTTTAG
- the LOC109948687 gene encoding cyclic nucleotide-gated ion channel 1-like — translation MDHVKELQTMNDQALGMICDYLKLKMFEENAQVVEAGQPLNAMLYIIAGSMQAYLPIRAAGEACPSTSFETLEKGMFVGEQLLDWAAKTKTFYDQLVSFKTVRCAEKVEAFALTVNDLKTLVVSRDIFQRSSKSEV, via the exons ATGGATCAT GTAAAGGAGCTTCAAACTATGAACGATCAAGCGTTGGGAATGATCTGCGACTATCTCAAGCTAAAGATGTTCGAGGAGAATGCCCAGGTCGTTGAAGCGGGACAACCACTTAATGCGATGCTCTATATTATAGCAGGCTCTATGCAGGCATACCTGCCAATTAGGGCTGCTGGAGAGGCATGCCCCTCAACCTCATTCGAAACTCTTGAGAAAGGTATGTTTGTGGGAGAACAACTTCTGGATTGGGctgcaaaaaccaaaacttttTATGACCAACTTGTTTCGTTCAAAACTGTCCGATGTGCTGAAAAAGTAGAAGCCTTTgctctcacagttaatgactTGAAAACTTTAGTGGTCTCCAGAGACATCTTCCAGAGGAGTTCAAAATCAGAAGTTTAG